From Streptomyces sp. CMB-StM0423, a single genomic window includes:
- a CDS encoding response regulator, translated as MTSVLIADDHALQRFGFRMLLESQGDMAVAGEAGGGAEAVRLVAELRPDVVLMDVRMPGLDGIEATRRITAAGGRTRVLILTTFDLDEYAFAGLRAGASGFLVKDALPDELLAGIRAVASGEAVVAPALTRRLIERYAHLLPARSEPAGPDPRLAVLTDREREVLRAVALGWTNGEIADRMHLAESTVKTHIGRILGKTGARDRVQAVIFAYDTRLVRPN; from the coding sequence GTGACCAGCGTGCTGATCGCCGACGACCACGCCCTCCAGCGGTTCGGCTTCCGCATGCTGCTGGAGAGCCAGGGCGACATGGCCGTCGCCGGCGAGGCCGGCGGAGGTGCGGAAGCGGTCCGGCTGGTCGCCGAACTGCGGCCCGACGTCGTCCTGATGGACGTCCGCATGCCCGGCCTCGACGGCATCGAGGCCACCCGCCGCATCACCGCCGCCGGCGGCCGCACCAGGGTGCTGATCCTGACCACGTTCGACCTCGACGAGTACGCCTTCGCCGGACTGCGTGCCGGCGCCAGCGGGTTCCTCGTCAAGGACGCGCTGCCCGACGAACTGCTCGCCGGGATCCGGGCGGTGGCCTCCGGCGAAGCCGTGGTCGCCCCGGCGCTGACCCGCCGGCTCATCGAGCGCTACGCGCACCTGCTGCCCGCCCGCAGCGAGCCCGCGGGCCCCGACCCGCGGCTCGCCGTGCTCACCGACCGGGAGCGCGAGGTGCTGCGGGCCGTCGCGCTGGGCTGGACGAACGGCGAGATCGCCGATCGGATGCACCTCGCCGAGTCGACGGTCAAGACCCACATCGGCCGGATCCTCGGCAAGACCGGCGCCCGCGACCGCGTGCAGGCAGTGATCTTCGCGTACGACACCCGCCTGGTCCGCCCCAACTGA
- a CDS encoding ABC transporter permease, whose protein sequence is MSTPSLTAPGPGGTNAGGAAGYRVTYPRVLRAEWSKLWSLRSTWYALAAVVVLAAGIGLAVGATYRDGRDHGPQDPVETTLLGLNFGLLILPVLGILTAAGEWSTGTVRATMAAVPRRLPVLAAKAAVFGAVSFVLTLATALSAFPLAQAFLAGTDIAAGLGAPGVARALVTTAAGAALIAVLGVAVGALLRGIPASIGVFVAVLMVVPSVAPLLPYDWVEDAVAYTPLAAMDPLMSADPSPDMPSPGAALVTLAVWAAGALAAAGVRLRRSDV, encoded by the coding sequence ATGAGCACCCCGTCCCTGACCGCGCCGGGCCCGGGCGGCACGAACGCCGGTGGCGCCGCCGGCTACCGCGTGACGTACCCGCGGGTGCTGCGCGCGGAGTGGTCGAAGCTGTGGTCGCTGCGCTCGACCTGGTACGCGCTGGCCGCCGTCGTCGTGCTGGCCGCCGGCATCGGCCTCGCGGTCGGCGCGACGTACCGCGACGGCCGCGACCACGGCCCGCAGGACCCCGTGGAAACCACCCTGCTCGGCCTGAACTTCGGCCTGCTGATCCTGCCCGTCCTGGGCATCCTCACGGCGGCGGGCGAGTGGTCGACGGGGACGGTGCGGGCCACCATGGCGGCGGTGCCGCGCCGGCTGCCGGTGCTGGCGGCGAAGGCGGCCGTGTTCGGCGCCGTGAGCTTCGTCCTGACGCTGGCGACGGCGCTGTCGGCGTTCCCGCTGGCGCAGGCGTTCCTCGCGGGCACCGACATCGCGGCCGGCCTCGGCGCCCCGGGGGTGGCGCGGGCGCTGGTCACCACGGCCGCCGGGGCGGCGCTGATCGCGGTGCTCGGGGTGGCGGTCGGGGCGCTGCTGCGCGGTATCCCGGCGTCGATCGGGGTGTTCGTGGCGGTCCTGATGGTGGTGCCGAGCGTGGCGCCGCTGCTGCCGTACGACTGGGTGGAGGACGCCGTGGCGTACACCCCGCTGGCCGCCATGGACCCGCTGATGTCCGCCGACCCGTCCCCGGACATGCCGTCGCCCGGCGCCGCGCTGGTCACGTTGGCCGTCTGGGCGGCGGGCGCGCTGGCCGCCGCGGGGGTGCGGCTCCGGCGCAGTGACGTCTGA
- a CDS encoding helix-turn-helix transcriptional regulator: MSHHTWMRYFTPGPVHRKLGLVCLGVGLQYGDLPVVGPRTLDHHVAVVISSGRGWFRNGDGPVLDVAAPALLWLTPGAVHHYGPDPATGWDEAFVDFTGSAVAAYTELGYVQPERPVVPLSDATGPRTVVTRIARAARRGNPMLEVETSAAVHDLLVALRRSRADMAPDGDPVLPALARDAFLPLSVAEHAARHGMTTAELRSAVRRAAGCSPKDYLLGIRLGRAKELLAATELPIAAVARRVGYDDPAYFSRLFTRRVGVAPVHFRDQQGRTAPGAWNDRAPDPGDPPVAERTPRGLGPA; the protein is encoded by the coding sequence ATGAGCCACCACACGTGGATGCGCTACTTCACCCCCGGCCCGGTGCACCGCAAGCTCGGCCTGGTCTGCCTGGGCGTCGGCCTGCAGTACGGCGACCTGCCGGTCGTCGGGCCGCGCACGCTGGACCACCACGTCGCCGTGGTCATCAGCAGCGGCCGCGGCTGGTTCCGCAACGGCGACGGCCCGGTGCTGGACGTCGCGGCGCCCGCGCTGCTGTGGCTCACCCCGGGCGCCGTCCACCACTACGGGCCCGACCCCGCGACCGGCTGGGACGAGGCGTTCGTCGACTTCACCGGGTCTGCCGTCGCCGCGTACACCGAGCTGGGCTACGTCCAGCCGGAGCGGCCCGTGGTGCCGCTCAGCGACGCCACCGGGCCGCGCACCGTCGTCACCCGCATCGCCCGCGCCGCCCGCCGCGGCAACCCGATGCTGGAGGTCGAGACGTCCGCCGCCGTGCACGACCTGCTCGTGGCGCTGCGCCGGTCGCGCGCGGACATGGCCCCGGACGGCGACCCGGTGCTGCCGGCGCTGGCCCGCGACGCCTTCCTGCCGCTGTCCGTCGCCGAGCACGCGGCGCGGCACGGGATGACGACGGCCGAGCTGCGCTCCGCGGTGCGCCGGGCGGCGGGGTGCAGTCCGAAGGACTACCTGCTGGGGATACGGCTCGGCCGGGCGAAGGAGCTGCTGGCCGCCACGGAGCTGCCGATCGCGGCGGTCGCCCGGCGGGTGGGGTACGACGATCCGGCGTACTTCTCGCGGCTGTTCACCCGCCGGGTGGGGGTGGCGCCGGTGCACTTCCGCGACCAGCAGGGCCGCACGGCACCGGGCGCCTGGAACGACCGCGCTCCGGACCCGGGGGACCCGCCGGTGGCGGAACGGACCCCGCGGGGGCTGGGCCCCGCGTAG
- a CDS encoding glycoside hydrolase family 35 protein, whose amino-acid sequence MPEFTVEGDSFHLGGRPVRLLSGAMHYFRVHEAQWGHRLAMLRAMGLNCVEAYVPWNLHEPHPGRYEDVAAAGRFIDAAQAAGLWVIVRPGPYICAEWENGGLPHWLTGPLGARVRTRDPEFLAAVDDWFDAVLPQVAARQVTRGGPVLMVQVENEYGSYGSDRAYLRHLADGLRARGVTVPLFTADGPEDHMLTAGSLPGVPATLTFGSGAREAFATLRRHRPDGPLMCAEFWCGWFDHWGAEHVVREPADAVAALTEILDCGASVNLYMAHGGTSFGGRAGANRAGDLHRGALQPDVTSYDYGAPVDEYGRATPKFEAFREVLARYAAGPLPEPPPPPPALPAAVPVPVDGLVPAAQVLAVLGGPEREHGVPPTFEELDVDRGLVRYLFRVPGPRRPYPLLVTGLRDVALAYVRDPAGERRMALAGEEAPLGDVAGPAEVEVWVESLGRVNYGPRLGEPKGITGGLLHERQYVHGVRARGLRLDAFDDTEAVAALPYGPPDAGGRGLYRASAQIAKPGDAALALPGWGRGWAWVNGFCLGRYWAAGPQESLYVPGPVLRTGANEVLLLELVEPGGEPLLAPPPS is encoded by the coding sequence GTGCCTGAGTTCACGGTGGAAGGCGACAGTTTTCATCTCGGCGGACGGCCGGTGCGGCTGCTGTCCGGGGCCATGCACTACTTCCGGGTGCACGAGGCGCAGTGGGGCCACCGCCTCGCGATGCTCCGCGCGATGGGCCTGAATTGCGTCGAGGCGTACGTCCCTTGGAACCTGCACGAGCCGCACCCCGGCCGCTACGAGGACGTGGCGGCGGCCGGCCGCTTCATCGACGCCGCGCAGGCCGCGGGGCTGTGGGTGATCGTCCGCCCCGGCCCGTACATCTGCGCCGAGTGGGAGAACGGCGGGCTGCCGCACTGGCTGACGGGCCCGCTGGGCGCGCGGGTGCGCACCCGCGACCCGGAGTTCCTGGCCGCCGTGGACGACTGGTTCGACGCCGTACTGCCGCAGGTCGCCGCCCGGCAGGTGACGCGGGGCGGTCCGGTGCTGATGGTGCAGGTGGAGAACGAGTACGGCTCGTACGGCAGCGACCGCGCCTATCTGCGCCACCTCGCCGACGGGCTGCGGGCCCGCGGCGTGACCGTGCCGCTGTTCACGGCGGACGGGCCCGAGGACCACATGCTCACCGCCGGCTCGCTGCCCGGCGTGCCGGCCACGCTGACCTTCGGCTCCGGCGCCCGGGAGGCGTTCGCGACACTGCGCAGGCACCGGCCCGACGGGCCGCTGATGTGCGCGGAGTTCTGGTGCGGCTGGTTCGACCACTGGGGTGCGGAACACGTCGTACGGGAGCCGGCGGACGCGGTGGCGGCGCTGACGGAGATCCTCGACTGCGGCGCGTCGGTGAACCTCTACATGGCGCACGGCGGCACCAGCTTCGGCGGCCGGGCGGGCGCGAACCGCGCGGGCGACCTGCACCGCGGGGCGCTCCAGCCGGACGTCACGTCGTACGACTACGGCGCGCCGGTCGACGAGTACGGGCGGGCCACGCCGAAGTTCGAGGCGTTCCGCGAGGTGCTGGCCCGGTACGCGGCCGGCCCGCTCCCCGAGCCGCCGCCCCCGCCCCCGGCCCTCCCCGCGGCCGTGCCGGTGCCCGTCGACGGGCTTGTCCCGGCGGCACAGGTGCTGGCGGTGCTGGGCGGCCCGGAGCGGGAGCACGGGGTGCCGCCGACGTTCGAGGAGCTGGACGTCGACCGCGGTCTTGTCCGCTACCTCTTCCGCGTCCCGGGCCCGAGGCGCCCGTACCCGCTGCTGGTCACCGGACTGCGGGACGTGGCGCTTGCGTACGTGCGGGACCCGGCCGGCGAGCGGCGGATGGCGCTGGCCGGGGAGGAGGCGCCGCTCGGGGACGTCGCGGGTCCGGCCGAGGTCGAGGTGTGGGTGGAGTCGCTGGGCCGGGTCAACTACGGCCCGCGGCTGGGGGAGCCGAAGGGGATCACCGGCGGGCTGCTGCACGAGCGCCAGTACGTGCACGGCGTACGGGCCCGGGGGCTGCGCCTCGACGCCTTCGACGACACGGAGGCGGTGGCGGCGCTCCCGTACGGCCCGCCGGACGCGGGCGGCAGGGGGCTGTACCGGGCGTCGGCACAGATCGCGAAGCCGGGCGACGCGGCGCTCGCGCTGCCGGGCTGGGGCCGGGGCTGGGCCTGGGTGAACGGCTTCTGCCTGGGCCGCTACTGGGCCGCGGGACCGCAGGAGTCCCTGTACGTCCCGGGCCCGGTGCTGCGCACGGGCGCCAACGAGGTGCTGCTGCTGGAGCTGGTCGAGCCCGGCGGCGAGCCGCTGCTCGCCCCGCCGCCGTCCTGA
- a CDS encoding histidine kinase, producing the protein MGLAGLVAFPGLVQISLGDWREDARDEPGADPAALASLPVAVPWLLWAGMVLAMPWRRRYPFTVFCALAAVTYVHDSLHLAIASVTAIGVALYNVALRLPLSRLPWVAAILAVVIAADALREPPDSYSQAYVPMLAITATIVMAGITVRTRREYVASLLNRAHRLEVERDQRARLAAAAERARIAHEMHDIVAHNLSVIVGVADGGLYAARGGGSPAAGDTGGPADRSVERPAQALEAISATGREALGELRRLLGVLHEQHSGAGPAHLAPQPGLAELDPLLRRVREAGLPVRCTVRGDSGTLSEGRQLTVYRIVQEALTNTLKHAGAGATAAVRLNCGTGGVEIEVTDTGAPAGRDGEGRGRNGRVPVLREAGDGSGLVAGAGEVPGTVPRAGAGSGSPARDGSAGGWASPGGGDERRGHGGRGIAGMRERAAVYGGTLDAGPAARGWRVYATLPPVADPAPAGASSSAPGPSHLAAPSPGSPHTPVAETPRAESPSPAAASHVPSPAPPRKSPPIADGPAPAGRPRVPGPPPEAAP; encoded by the coding sequence ATGGGTCTCGCAGGACTCGTCGCCTTCCCCGGCCTCGTCCAGATCTCCCTCGGCGACTGGCGCGAGGACGCCCGGGACGAGCCAGGCGCGGACCCCGCCGCGCTGGCGTCGCTGCCGGTGGCCGTGCCGTGGCTGCTCTGGGCGGGGATGGTGCTGGCGATGCCGTGGCGCCGGCGGTATCCGTTCACCGTGTTCTGCGCCCTCGCCGCGGTGACGTACGTCCACGACAGCCTCCACCTGGCCATCGCGTCGGTCACGGCCATCGGCGTGGCCCTGTACAACGTCGCCCTGCGGCTGCCGCTGTCGCGGCTGCCGTGGGTCGCCGCGATCCTGGCGGTGGTCATCGCCGCGGACGCGCTGCGCGAGCCGCCGGACAGCTACTCCCAGGCGTACGTGCCGATGCTCGCCATCACCGCGACCATCGTGATGGCCGGCATCACCGTGCGTACGAGGCGCGAGTACGTCGCTTCGCTGCTGAACCGGGCCCACCGGCTGGAGGTCGAGCGCGACCAGCGGGCGCGGCTCGCCGCCGCGGCCGAACGCGCGCGGATCGCCCACGAGATGCACGACATCGTGGCGCACAACCTCTCGGTGATCGTCGGCGTCGCGGACGGCGGCCTGTACGCGGCCCGCGGCGGCGGCAGCCCGGCGGCGGGTGACACGGGCGGTCCCGCCGACCGCTCCGTGGAGCGGCCCGCGCAGGCGCTGGAGGCGATCTCCGCGACCGGCCGGGAGGCACTGGGCGAACTGCGCCGGCTTCTGGGCGTCCTGCACGAGCAGCACTCCGGCGCCGGGCCCGCGCACCTGGCGCCGCAGCCGGGGCTGGCCGAGTTGGACCCGCTGCTGCGGCGGGTACGGGAGGCGGGGCTGCCGGTGCGCTGTACGGTGCGCGGGGACTCGGGCACGCTCTCCGAGGGGCGGCAGTTGACGGTCTACCGGATCGTGCAGGAGGCGCTGACGAACACGCTCAAGCACGCGGGCGCGGGCGCGACGGCCGCGGTGCGTCTGAACTGCGGAACGGGCGGGGTGGAGATCGAGGTGACGGACACGGGGGCGCCCGCCGGACGGGACGGCGAGGGCCGGGGCCGGAACGGGCGCGTACCCGTGCTGCGGGAAGCGGGTGACGGGAGCGGGCTGGTGGCCGGGGCAGGGGAGGTCCCCGGGACCGTGCCGAGGGCCGGGGCCGGAAGCGGATCCCCCGCCCGGGACGGGTCCGCGGGCGGGTGGGCCTCCCCGGGTGGCGGTGACGAGAGGCGCGGTCACGGCGGCCGGGGCATCGCGGGCATGCGCGAGCGCGCCGCCGTCTACGGAGGCACCCTCGACGCGGGCCCCGCCGCACGCGGCTGGCGCGTGTACGCCACGCTGCCGCCCGTGGCCGACCCCGCGCCCGCCGGGGCGTCCTCGTCCGCACCCGGCCCTTCGCATCTCGCCGCCCCCTCGCCCGGGTCTCCGCACACCCCCGTTGCCGAGACCCCGCGCGCGGAATCCCCCTCTCCGGCCGCGGCTTCGCACGTTCCCTCTCCGGCGCCCCCGCGGAAGTCCCCGCCCATCGCCGACGGCCCGGCCCCTGCCGGGAGGCCGCGCGTTCCCGGTCCCCCGCCGGAGGCGGCTCCGTGA
- a CDS encoding DMT family transporter has product MAAAAVTVVLWASAFVSIRDTGEHFSPGALALGRLLAGSAALALLLLVRREGLPPRGAWPGIAVSGTLWFGVYMVALNWGEQLVDAGTAAMVVNVGPMLVALLSGWLLKEGFPRMLLAGLGVSFAGAVVVGISMSDGGSSSLGGVLLCLLAAATYASGVVSQKPALAHASPLQVTAYGCMTGAVLCLPFAGQLAGQIGDAPLSATANVVYLGIFPTALAFTTWAYALKRTTAGRMGATTYAVPALVVLMSWAALGEVPEVPTLLGGALCLAGVAVSRSRGVRRDPRVVASGGTAAGAAGTPAAGGPTAGGAAPEAGTAAGEPAGGPAQEERPR; this is encoded by the coding sequence ATGGCCGCGGCGGCGGTGACGGTGGTGCTGTGGGCGTCGGCGTTCGTCTCCATCCGGGATACCGGCGAGCACTTCAGCCCGGGTGCGCTGGCGCTCGGCCGGCTGCTGGCGGGCTCGGCGGCGCTGGCGCTGCTCCTGCTCGTGCGCCGCGAGGGGCTGCCGCCGCGGGGGGCGTGGCCGGGCATCGCCGTGTCGGGCACGCTCTGGTTCGGGGTGTACATGGTGGCGCTCAACTGGGGCGAGCAGTTGGTCGACGCGGGCACGGCCGCGATGGTCGTGAACGTCGGGCCCATGCTCGTGGCGCTGCTCAGCGGCTGGCTGCTGAAGGAGGGTTTCCCGCGGATGCTGCTGGCGGGCCTCGGCGTGTCCTTCGCGGGCGCCGTGGTGGTGGGGATATCGATGTCCGACGGGGGCAGTTCCTCCCTCGGCGGGGTGCTGCTGTGCCTGCTGGCCGCGGCGACGTACGCCAGCGGGGTCGTCAGCCAGAAGCCGGCCCTGGCGCACGCCTCGCCGCTCCAGGTCACGGCCTACGGCTGCATGACGGGCGCGGTGCTGTGCCTGCCGTTCGCGGGGCAGTTGGCGGGGCAGATAGGCGACGCGCCCCTGTCGGCGACGGCCAACGTGGTGTACCTCGGTATCTTCCCGACGGCGCTGGCCTTCACGACGTGGGCGTATGCGCTGAAGCGCACCACGGCGGGAAGGATGGGCGCCACGACGTACGCCGTGCCGGCGCTGGTGGTCCTGATGTCCTGGGCGGCGCTGGGCGAGGTCCCGGAGGTGCCGACGCTGCTGGGCGGCGCCCTGTGCCTGGCGGGCGTGGCGGTCTCGCGCAGCCGTGGCGTACGCCGCGACCCACGCGTCGTCGCCTCGGGCGGCACGGCGGCCGGGGCGGCGGGTACGCCGGCGGCAGGTGGCCCGACGGCGGGCGGTGCGGCGCCGGAGGCCGGCACGGCAGCCGGGGAGCCGGCCGGAGGACCGGCCCAGGAGGAGAGGCCGCGCTGA
- a CDS encoding PPOX class F420-dependent oxidoreductase yields MSPNIATNTRVDLAGLLDFVRPRHRALLLTRRADGSPQASPLTCGVDDAGRIVVSTYPERAKTRNARRDPRAGIVVLSDAWEGPWVQVDGAAEVIDATEDVEPFVEYFRNIAGEHPDWDEYREAMVRQGKSLIRITPERWGPVATGGFPARLSEGA; encoded by the coding sequence CAACACCCGGGTCGACCTCGCCGGGCTGCTCGATTTCGTACGGCCCAGGCACCGGGCCCTGCTGCTCACCCGGCGGGCCGACGGCTCGCCGCAGGCGTCGCCGCTGACCTGCGGGGTGGACGACGCGGGCCGGATCGTGGTGTCCACGTACCCGGAGCGGGCCAAGACGCGCAACGCGCGGCGCGACCCGCGGGCCGGGATCGTGGTGCTGTCCGACGCGTGGGAAGGGCCGTGGGTGCAGGTCGACGGCGCGGCGGAGGTGATCGACGCGACGGAGGACGTGGAGCCGTTCGTGGAGTACTTCCGGAACATCGCGGGGGAGCACCCCGACTGGGACGAGTACCGCGAGGCCATGGTGCGGCAGGGGAAGTCGCTGATCCGGATCACGCCGGAGCGGTGGGGTCCGGTGGCCACCGGGGGCTTCCCGGCGCGGCTGTCGGAGGGGGCGTAG
- a CDS encoding ABC transporter ATP-binding protein: MTIEVRGLTKRYGEKTAVDDLTFTVRPGTVTGFLGPNGAGKSTTMRLIVGLDAPTRGSVTVNGRPYARHPAPLAEIGALLEARSVHTGRSAYKHLFALALTHGIPRTRVEEVIEAVGLAGVARKRAGGFSLGMGQRLGIAAALLADPAAVVLDEPVNGLDPEGVLWIRNLLKELAAEGRTVFVSSHLMSEMALTAEHLVIVGRGRLLADTTVAEFVRAAGRDEVSLRSPQAGRLRELLAGPGVEVASDAPGVLRVRGVGAEDIGLTAAAHGVPLFGLTPHRVSLEEAFMELTRDAVEYHAPAAGRQEEIAA, encoded by the coding sequence ATGACGATCGAAGTACGCGGGCTCACCAAGCGGTACGGCGAGAAGACCGCCGTCGACGACCTGACCTTCACCGTGCGCCCGGGAACCGTGACGGGCTTCCTCGGACCCAACGGCGCCGGCAAGTCCACCACGATGCGCCTCATCGTGGGCCTGGACGCGCCCACCCGCGGCTCCGTCACCGTCAACGGCCGCCCGTACGCCCGGCATCCGGCGCCCCTCGCGGAGATCGGGGCACTGCTGGAGGCGCGGTCCGTCCACACCGGGCGCAGCGCGTACAAGCATCTGTTCGCGCTCGCCCTGACCCACGGCATCCCGCGCACGCGGGTGGAGGAGGTGATCGAGGCGGTCGGACTGGCCGGGGTGGCGCGCAAGCGCGCCGGCGGGTTCTCGCTGGGCATGGGGCAGCGCCTCGGCATCGCCGCCGCGCTGCTGGCCGACCCCGCGGCCGTCGTGCTCGACGAACCGGTCAACGGGCTCGACCCCGAGGGTGTCCTGTGGATCCGCAACCTGCTCAAGGAACTGGCGGCGGAGGGCCGCACGGTGTTCGTCTCGTCGCATCTGATGAGCGAGATGGCCCTGACCGCGGAGCACCTGGTCATCGTCGGCCGCGGGCGGCTGCTTGCGGACACCACGGTGGCGGAGTTCGTACGGGCCGCGGGGCGCGACGAGGTGTCGCTGAGATCCCCGCAGGCGGGCCGGTTGCGGGAGTTGCTGGCCGGCCCCGGCGTGGAGGTCGCCTCGGACGCGCCGGGCGTGCTGCGGGTCCGCGGCGTCGGCGCCGAGGACATCGGCCTGACGGCGGCCGCGCACGGCGTGCCGCTGTTCGGGCTGACGCCGCACCGGGTGTCGCTGGAGGAGGCGTTCATGGAGCTGACCAGGGACGCCGTCGAGTACCACGCCCCCGCCGCGGGGCGGCAGGAGGAGATCGCCGCATGA
- a CDS encoding chorismate mutase gives MTDHSTSPSAMDGLSDSDVRAELDRLRDSIDNIDAAVVHMLAERFKCTQQVGRLKAAHHLPPADPAREARQIIRLRELAESAKLDPAFAEKLLNFIIAEVIRHHETIANSAAPESPSAP, from the coding sequence ATGACCGACCACTCCACGTCCCCGTCGGCCATGGACGGCCTCTCCGACTCCGATGTACGAGCCGAGCTCGACCGGCTCCGCGACAGCATCGACAACATCGACGCGGCCGTCGTGCACATGCTCGCCGAACGTTTCAAATGCACCCAGCAGGTCGGCCGCCTCAAGGCCGCCCACCACCTGCCGCCCGCAGACCCCGCCCGCGAGGCCCGCCAGATCATCCGCCTCCGCGAGCTGGCGGAGAGCGCCAAGCTGGATCCGGCATTCGCGGAGAAACTTCTCAACTTCATCATCGCCGAGGTCATCCGGCACCACGAGACCATCGCCAACTCCGCCGCCCCGGAATCCCCGTCCGCCCCCTAA